Proteins encoded within one genomic window of Prochlorococcus marinus str. MIT 9515:
- a CDS encoding DUF1295 domain-containing protein, whose product MKLNQIINLHKGLTLFVVAGLMIFYENYSIAAWVYLSLHGTYGILWLLKEKIFPDPYFKEKINLITSITGFLFLGSYWIAPFILISSQKSVPYPIIAASISINIVGVFLHFASDAQKYFTLRIKKELIKDGFFKKIRNTNYLGEVLIYLSFAILSMSFIPFLILALFFVVVFLPRMLKKDKSLTKYDSFKEYQQISGLIFPKFNDRK is encoded by the coding sequence ATGAAACTCAACCAAATAATTAACCTGCATAAAGGTTTAACTCTTTTTGTTGTTGCGGGGTTGATGATATTTTATGAAAACTATTCAATAGCAGCATGGGTTTACTTATCCTTGCATGGCACATATGGGATTCTTTGGCTATTAAAAGAAAAAATATTTCCGGATCCTTATTTTAAAGAAAAAATAAATCTTATCACCTCAATTACAGGGTTTCTTTTCCTTGGTAGTTACTGGATAGCCCCATTTATTCTAATATCTTCGCAAAAATCAGTTCCATATCCAATAATTGCAGCTTCTATTTCAATAAATATAGTTGGTGTTTTTCTTCATTTTGCTAGTGATGCTCAAAAATATTTCACTCTTAGAATTAAAAAAGAACTTATTAAAGATGGATTTTTCAAGAAAATACGAAACACTAATTACCTTGGGGAAGTACTAATTTATTTATCATTTGCTATTCTCTCTATGAGTTTTATACCTTTTTTAATTCTTGCTTTATTTTTCGTTGTAGTCTTTCTACCAAGAATGCTAAAAAAGGACAAATCACTGACAAAATACGATTCATTTAAGGAGTATCAACAAATTAGTGGTTTAATCTTTCCTAAATTCAATGACAGAAAATAA
- a CDS encoding pyridoxamine 5'-phosphate oxidase family protein, with amino-acid sequence MTENKIPIWRQELKSARIKEGKLPSSRWIQLCTVNNNNEPRLRTVVFRGWKTESSILVFTDQLSEKFSHLQFNSNAEVLWLFFRSKSQFRFKGKMKEVKENIKYWDSLSDSAKSTWFWPHPGKEIDHKIQQPQMISNNLNKPERFVVLEIEIYSVDLLKLVKPIHKRYVWNKEDNWKKIEIYP; translated from the coding sequence ATGACAGAAAATAAAATTCCAATATGGAGACAAGAATTAAAATCTGCGAGAATTAAAGAGGGTAAATTACCCTCAAGCAGATGGATTCAGTTGTGTACAGTTAATAATAATAACGAGCCTAGATTGCGGACAGTTGTCTTTAGAGGATGGAAAACAGAAAGTTCAATCCTTGTTTTTACTGATCAACTTAGTGAAAAATTTTCTCATTTACAATTTAATTCCAATGCGGAGGTTTTATGGCTTTTTTTTAGAAGCAAATCGCAATTTAGATTTAAAGGAAAGATGAAGGAAGTGAAGGAAAACATAAAATATTGGGATTCATTATCAGATAGCGCAAAATCAACTTGGTTTTGGCCGCATCCAGGAAAAGAGATTGATCACAAAATTCAACAACCTCAAATGATTTCTAATAATTTGAATAAACCAGAAAGATTCGTTGTACTTGAAATTGAAATATATTCTGTAGATCTTCTCAAATTAGTTAAGCCAATACACAAGAGATATGTCTGGAATAAAGAAGATAATTGGAAAAAAATAGAAATATATCCTTAA
- a CDS encoding DoxX family protein — protein MLSTILTKSFSKDTALLILRVITGTVLIHHGFEKLANIENFADAFVRPLHLPFPIFLSYVAAFSEIGGSWLLILGLATRFGALAIVGTISVAIYHALVTAGFNIFLLELLLLYFASSTCIALTGPGDFSIDEVIIRILRSESEDEEVQQVSVKSKAKIGKSTVKDEEEPNKGGIFQFLQANLLSDTSN, from the coding sequence GTGCTTTCAACAATTCTTACAAAATCATTCAGCAAAGATACAGCTTTATTAATTTTAAGAGTTATAACTGGTACAGTTTTAATTCATCATGGTTTTGAAAAGCTTGCAAATATTGAAAATTTTGCTGATGCCTTTGTCAGACCTTTACACCTACCTTTCCCAATATTCTTGTCATACGTGGCCGCATTTTCAGAGATAGGAGGCAGCTGGCTACTAATTCTTGGTTTAGCCACAAGATTTGGTGCGCTCGCAATCGTTGGCACTATATCAGTAGCCATTTATCATGCGCTCGTCACAGCAGGTTTTAATATTTTTTTATTAGAACTTTTGCTTTTATATTTTGCCTCTTCAACTTGTATTGCTTTAACCGGTCCTGGGGATTTCTCGATTGATGAGGTTATAATTAGAATATTGAGATCTGAATCTGAGGACGAAGAAGTTCAACAGGTGTCTGTAAAATCAAAAGCTAAAATTGGAAAATCTACAGTTAAAGATGAAGAGGAACCCAACAAAGGTGGTATTTTTCAATTCTTACAAGCTAATTTACTTTCAGATACATCTAACTAA
- a CDS encoding FAD-binding domain-containing protein, which yields MTQFQDAQEKWVDFLENKIQNYEKFRNFDYGPENVSSVSKLSPYVSHRILLEYELIEEVKKKYQSQKINKFIEEIYWRIYWKGWMENRPNVWVDFISEKNFKYDFEAYEKAINGDTDLSFFNSWVNELKTHNYLHNHTRMWFASTWIFNFGLPWELGANFFFKHLYDGDSASNILSWRWVAGLQTKGKQYLFSPSNLRKFSNNRFNVEKINNKQIFLEELNQIPLTDEIYKSNMEQKSESLILFENDLHAPTLKNIFQNYKRVFIILLGNEQRKIKLSSAVMSFKQQIVSEFVAQFDNVTQLNTIRLQENFKDINQLDMIYPGIGDNNDFIKNFKISNNKVIFNLVRDQDLFAWKFAKKGFFKFKENIPKINKYIFQN from the coding sequence ATGACACAATTTCAGGATGCTCAAGAAAAGTGGGTCGATTTTTTAGAGAATAAAATTCAAAACTATGAAAAATTTCGTAATTTTGATTATGGACCAGAGAATGTTAGCTCGGTTTCGAAATTATCCCCTTACGTTTCGCATAGGATTTTATTAGAGTACGAATTAATTGAGGAAGTTAAGAAGAAATATCAATCTCAAAAAATTAATAAATTTATAGAAGAAATTTATTGGAGAATTTATTGGAAAGGTTGGATGGAGAATAGACCGAATGTTTGGGTTGATTTTATTTCAGAAAAAAATTTTAAATATGATTTTGAAGCCTATGAAAAAGCAATTAATGGAGATACAGATTTAAGCTTTTTTAATTCATGGGTTAATGAGTTAAAGACTCATAACTATTTACACAACCATACTCGGATGTGGTTTGCTAGTACTTGGATATTTAATTTTGGACTGCCTTGGGAATTAGGTGCGAATTTTTTCTTTAAACATTTATATGATGGGGATTCTGCCTCCAATATTTTGAGTTGGAGATGGGTTGCTGGATTACAAACAAAAGGGAAGCAATATCTTTTTTCCCCCTCAAATCTTAGGAAATTTTCAAATAATAGGTTTAATGTTGAAAAAATTAATAATAAACAAATCTTTCTAGAAGAACTAAATCAAATTCCATTAACAGATGAGATTTATAAGAGCAATATGGAACAAAAGTCAGAATCACTCATATTATTTGAAAACGATTTACATGCTCCAACCCTTAAAAATATCTTTCAAAATTACAAACGAGTATTCATTATCCTGCTAGGAAACGAACAAAGAAAGATAAAATTATCTTCAGCAGTTATGAGTTTCAAACAACAAATAGTTTCCGAATTTGTAGCGCAATTTGATAATGTTACTCAACTTAATACTATAAGACTTCAAGAAAACTTTAAAGATATTAATCAGTTAGATATGATTTATCCCGGCATAGGAGATAATAACGATTTTATAAAAAATTTTAAAATTTCAAATAATAAAGTTATCTTTAACTTAGTAAGAGATCAAGACTTATTTGCTTGGAAGTTTGCCAAAAAAGGATTTTTTAAATTTAAAGAAAACATTCCAAAAATCAATAAATATATTTTTCAAAATTAA
- a CDS encoding NAD-dependent DNA ligase — protein MGSLLEKNVKHLDEQYRIGNALISDKAFDQLEKNLLRTDPQCDYFNQKNNLLLPSLANENHIEFLASLLKNTRLSIQPKIDGCAIAINYINGKFNKAITRTGFDVTSKIKKIKDVPSRLPIQRDFQVRGELYSPNQTPYFSQKITSEFLNNKKRIAKSFSFCCFQILNGRLNQYETLNYLKKCGFNTPHSYFTNFTSQVELFRKRWLDGKIFSKYPTDGIVIKINSRKLQLLRETNLSKYNEWQYAIKK, from the coding sequence ATGGGTTCGTTATTAGAAAAAAATGTTAAACATCTTGATGAACAATATAGAATAGGCAACGCTCTAATATCAGATAAAGCTTTTGATCAACTTGAAAAAAACTTACTCCGAACAGATCCACAATGTGATTACTTTAATCAAAAAAATAATTTATTACTTCCCTCATTGGCTAATGAAAACCATATAGAGTTTTTAGCGAGCTTGTTAAAAAACACAAGATTGAGCATTCAACCAAAAATTGATGGATGTGCTATTGCAATTAATTATATAAATGGCAAGTTTAATAAAGCCATTACAAGAACAGGATTTGATGTCACAAGCAAAATTAAAAAGATTAAAGATGTCCCCAGTCGCCTTCCTATCCAACGAGATTTTCAAGTTAGAGGTGAGCTTTACTCCCCAAACCAAACTCCCTATTTTTCCCAAAAAATTACAAGCGAATTCCTCAACAATAAAAAAAGGATTGCAAAAAGTTTCAGCTTTTGCTGTTTCCAAATACTTAATGGAAGACTTAACCAGTATGAAACCCTTAACTATCTTAAAAAATGTGGCTTTAACACCCCTCACAGTTACTTCACTAATTTTACAAGCCAAGTCGAGTTATTTAGAAAAAGATGGTTAGATGGAAAAATTTTTTCAAAATACCCAACTGATGGAATTGTCATCAAAATAAATAGTAGAAAATTGCAGTTGCTTAGAGAAACAAATCTTTCAAAATATAATGAATGGCAATATGCAATTAAAAAATAA
- a CDS encoding oxidoreductase: protein MTATNLKNRNSNWTISDIPNLDGKTVFITGANSGLGYYTAKALAEKNAHVVLACRTLEKANSALHKLKSLNPEGKFTPIELDLADLNKVSEIGSKISTEFEKLDLLINNAGIMHPPKTLSPQGFEIQFAVNHLAHMLLTLKFLPLIEKQKGSRIVTVTSGAQFFGKVGWNNLKAENYYNKWESYANSKLANVMFALELNEKLEQKHILSLAAHPGIAKTNLFSAQKPKPNPIEIFSLELFSPIFQSAEMGALPQLFAATSPQAKGGEHYGPKFNFRGHPKLSPASPFATNKKERKSLWEKSMEILSNFL from the coding sequence ATGACTGCAACTAATCTTAAGAATAGAAATTCCAATTGGACCATATCAGATATTCCCAATCTAGATGGCAAAACAGTTTTCATCACAGGAGCGAATAGTGGTCTTGGCTATTACACAGCTAAAGCTTTAGCAGAAAAAAATGCCCATGTTGTACTTGCTTGCAGAACTTTAGAAAAGGCTAATTCAGCCTTACACAAATTGAAGTCACTTAATCCTGAAGGAAAATTCACCCCCATTGAATTAGACTTGGCAGATTTAAATAAAGTGAGTGAAATTGGATCAAAAATTTCAACTGAGTTTGAGAAGTTAGACTTGCTAATTAACAATGCAGGAATAATGCATCCACCGAAAACATTAAGTCCACAAGGTTTTGAAATACAATTTGCGGTGAATCATTTAGCTCATATGCTTTTAACATTAAAATTTCTTCCTTTAATTGAAAAGCAAAAAGGATCTAGAATAGTAACAGTAACTTCTGGCGCCCAGTTTTTTGGAAAAGTTGGATGGAATAATCTAAAAGCAGAAAATTACTACAACAAATGGGAATCATACGCTAACAGTAAATTAGCTAATGTAATGTTTGCTTTAGAATTAAACGAAAAACTTGAGCAAAAACATATTCTATCTTTAGCAGCTCATCCAGGTATTGCAAAAACAAATCTTTTTTCTGCCCAGAAACCAAAGCCTAATCCAATTGAAATTTTCTCTTTAGAATTATTTAGCCCAATTTTTCAATCTGCCGAAATGGGTGCTTTACCACAATTATTTGCTGCTACTTCGCCTCAGGCAAAAGGGGGTGAACATTACGGGCCTAAATTTAATTTTAGAGGTCACCCAAAATTATCTCCAGCTTCACCATTTGCTACAAATAAGAAAGAAAGAAAAAGTCTTTGGGAAAAGAGTATGGAAATACTTAGTAATTTTTTATGA
- the murD gene encoding UDP-N-acetylmuramoyl-L-alanine--D-glutamate ligase — translation MPIKNNSKNEKKIYFVIGLGRSGFWAAKYLRSLGKKVIVWESNENEELSETKEILEKLDISVCLNKQFLFEEFSECLNQIEAVVISPAIPIDHKTIIKLKEKGIEVLGEVNIAWESLKNINWIGITGTNGKTTVTHLLSHILRTNNLLAPFAGNIGTPLCKIAYSIKSKNIDWLVAELSSYQIEIATLCIKPKIGIWTTFTADHLDRHKTLDNYFKIKNSLLKQSEFRIYNYDDIHLRENFKSLSKGIWITTSSKQSDLDHCDYWINNEDFIVERQENLLSLKNFKLKGNHNTQNLLLAIAAARKIGLSPEKIKNALLSYEQLPHRMETIYQSNKLEIINDSKATNFDSSTAGIKAIKGAPIIISGGKLKSGSYIEWVNIINKKAKAVFLFGESSQTLKKLILEGGFKKDIFIFNDLSEVINYVYSYIENNQIETLLFSPSCSSFDQFRNYEERGDIFKKLIHEKFNLKLFAHKEFS, via the coding sequence ATGCCTATTAAAAATAATTCAAAAAACGAAAAAAAAATTTATTTTGTAATTGGGTTAGGTAGATCTGGCTTTTGGGCAGCAAAGTATTTAAGAAGTCTGGGAAAGAAAGTTATAGTTTGGGAAAGTAATGAAAACGAAGAACTCTCAGAAACAAAAGAGATACTAGAGAAACTCGACATATCGGTTTGTCTAAATAAACAATTTTTATTTGAAGAGTTTTCTGAGTGTCTTAATCAGATTGAAGCTGTTGTTATAAGTCCAGCTATACCCATCGACCATAAAACAATAATCAAACTTAAAGAAAAAGGAATCGAGGTATTAGGAGAAGTCAATATCGCATGGGAAAGTTTAAAGAATATAAATTGGATTGGAATTACAGGTACCAATGGAAAAACCACAGTCACACACTTATTAAGTCATATACTTAGAACGAATAATTTATTAGCTCCATTTGCTGGCAATATTGGGACCCCATTATGCAAAATTGCGTACTCAATTAAAAGCAAAAATATTGATTGGTTAGTAGCTGAATTAAGCAGTTATCAAATAGAAATAGCGACACTTTGCATAAAACCAAAAATTGGAATTTGGACAACATTTACTGCCGACCATCTGGACCGTCACAAAACCCTTGATAATTATTTCAAGATAAAAAATAGCTTACTAAAACAATCCGAATTTAGAATTTATAATTATGACGATATACATTTAAGAGAAAATTTCAAATCTCTTTCAAAGGGGATTTGGATCACCACCAGTTCTAAACAATCAGATTTAGATCATTGTGATTACTGGATAAATAATGAAGACTTTATAGTAGAAAGACAGGAAAATTTATTGAGTTTAAAAAACTTTAAATTAAAAGGTAATCATAATACTCAAAATCTATTACTAGCCATAGCAGCAGCAAGAAAAATTGGATTATCACCTGAAAAAATAAAGAATGCTTTACTTAGTTATGAACAACTTCCTCATAGAATGGAGACGATCTATCAAAGCAATAAGCTTGAAATAATCAATGATAGCAAGGCTACCAATTTTGACTCTTCTACAGCAGGGATAAAGGCAATTAAAGGTGCTCCCATAATAATTTCCGGGGGAAAGTTAAAAAGTGGCAGTTATATTGAGTGGGTAAATATTATTAATAAAAAAGCAAAAGCCGTATTTCTTTTTGGCGAAAGCTCCCAAACTTTAAAAAAATTAATCCTTGAGGGAGGATTTAAGAAAGATATTTTCATTTTTAATGATCTTTCAGAGGTAATCAACTATGTCTACTCTTATATAGAAAATAATCAAATAGAAACTTTATTGTTTTCTCCGTCATGTTCAAGTTTTGATCAATTTAGAAACTATGAAGAAAGAGGAGATATTTTTAAAAAATTAATCCATGAAAAATTCAATCTCAAACTTTTCGCGCACAAAGAATTTAGTTAA
- a CDS encoding pirin family protein, which yields MALNILKFRKSNERFKSKREWLDSKHSFSFAEHRDPSWDNFGKIRVINEDIISPNSGFGTHSHSNMEIVTIVTKGEISHRDSLNNVGIIHEDEVQIMSAGTGISHSEKNEKNSDCKLFQIWIYPDIQDLKPSYRQISIKSLSGNNLIINSSKKNNSQLLINQDISIWRCKYNTCDKKYLPSELERFNWIQIIEGNLLVRDKNNNLIKTLFSGDGLGFEISDFCDINIQSDKKVDMLLFSMKSI from the coding sequence ATGGCTTTAAATATTCTTAAATTTAGAAAATCTAATGAAAGATTTAAATCAAAAAGAGAATGGCTAGATTCTAAACATTCTTTTTCTTTCGCAGAACATAGGGATCCATCTTGGGATAACTTTGGAAAAATTAGAGTAATTAATGAAGATATAATTTCTCCTAATTCCGGCTTTGGAACTCACTCCCATTCAAATATGGAGATAGTGACAATAGTCACAAAAGGTGAGATTTCACATAGAGATTCACTAAATAATGTGGGGATAATACATGAGGATGAGGTTCAGATCATGTCAGCAGGAACAGGAATTTCTCATAGTGAGAAAAATGAAAAAAATTCAGACTGCAAGTTGTTTCAGATATGGATATATCCGGATATTCAAGATCTGAAACCTTCATATAGACAAATTTCGATTAAAAGTTTGTCCGGAAATAATTTAATTATTAATTCTTCAAAAAAAAATAACTCTCAACTCCTTATTAATCAAGATATATCTATATGGCGATGTAAATATAATACTTGCGACAAAAAATATTTGCCTTCAGAACTAGAAAGATTTAATTGGATTCAAATAATAGAGGGTAATTTGTTAGTAAGAGATAAAAATAATAATTTAATTAAAACTCTTTTCTCTGGTGACGGTTTGGGATTTGAGATATCTGATTTTTGCGATATAAATATTCAGTCGGATAAGAAGGTGGATATGCTTTTATTTTCTATGAAAAGTATATAG
- a CDS encoding DUF1643 domain-containing protein, which yields MKNLFIERSCLISTNREYRWSLSFKLTKSIKEIIFIGLNPSLSDTNYIDNTTRKIIKICKNNNYGNLKIINLFALIAKNPHELLIHQKPIGYLNNKFINKNLKYWSENKNCHLWLGWGNNGIYFNRNNKISKKISNSYSIKKDKFNNPLGPLFIKKTKKQNPIHPLYCSDNSVLKAK from the coding sequence TTGAAAAATCTTTTCATTGAAAGAAGTTGCCTAATAAGCACAAATAGAGAATATAGATGGAGTTTAAGTTTCAAATTAACTAAATCCATAAAAGAGATAATTTTCATAGGTCTAAATCCATCTCTTTCAGATACGAATTACATTGATAATACAACAAGAAAAATAATCAAAATTTGCAAAAACAATAATTATGGCAATCTTAAAATAATAAATTTATTTGCCTTGATTGCCAAAAATCCTCATGAATTATTAATCCATCAAAAACCCATTGGATATTTAAATAATAAGTTCATAAATAAAAATTTAAAATATTGGTCTGAAAATAAAAATTGTCATTTGTGGTTGGGCTGGGGTAACAACGGGATCTACTTTAATAGGAATAACAAAATTTCTAAAAAAATATCAAATTCTTATTCAATTAAAAAAGATAAATTTAATAATCCTTTAGGCCCCCTTTTTATAAAAAAAACAAAAAAGCAAAATCCCATACACCCTTTATATTGTTCTGATAATTCTGTTCTAAAAGCAAAATAG
- a CDS encoding DUF2214 family protein, with protein sequence MLLGTLFIGEIAKSALVAYIHYLGIILCFGSLLFERLTLKVGLNRNETVSMIVADVIYGLAGVAILVTGILRVKYFGQGGDFYTHNPIFWIKVTLYIVVGLLSLYPTTTYILWAIPLSKNKLPDIPEKLVKRFRFIITTELVGFATIPIFATLMARGVGLV encoded by the coding sequence ATGTTACTAGGGACTTTATTTATCGGTGAAATAGCTAAAAGTGCATTAGTTGCTTATATCCACTACTTGGGGATCATACTTTGCTTTGGATCTCTTTTATTCGAAAGGTTAACTTTAAAGGTTGGTCTTAATAGAAACGAGACTGTATCTATGATTGTTGCAGATGTTATTTATGGTTTGGCTGGGGTTGCAATATTGGTTACTGGAATTCTAAGAGTAAAATATTTTGGACAAGGGGGAGATTTTTATACACATAATCCAATTTTTTGGATCAAAGTTACCCTTTATATTGTGGTTGGATTGTTGTCTTTATACCCAACAACAACTTATATTTTGTGGGCGATACCACTGAGTAAAAACAAATTACCTGACATCCCTGAAAAACTTGTAAAAAGATTTAGATTCATCATTACAACTGAATTAGTTGGTTTTGCAACTATCCCAATTTTTGCAACCTTAATGGCTAGGGGTGTGGGGCTTGTTTGA
- a CDS encoding GAF domain-containing protein: MQNLIPKKEEEERRLKALAEYRILGTKPESCYDDITKIAASTCNVPISLMTLVDRDKQWFKSKVGLEISETKRDWSFCTHAIQENSPLIIEDAFQDERFINNPLVTGDPKIRFYAGFPLKNSDGNKLGTLCVIDRKPGNLSSNQYNVMELLSKQIVSFLELRKKSLNLLEALSNLHRQEGILSVCSYCREVKNDDGNWMHLEKYLSKISDIRFSHGVCDVCMEKHFPDVVEVWNKKGS; encoded by the coding sequence ATGCAAAATCTAATTCCTAAAAAGGAAGAAGAAGAAAGGAGGTTAAAAGCATTAGCCGAATATCGAATATTGGGAACTAAACCAGAATCGTGTTATGACGATATTACAAAAATAGCAGCCTCAACTTGTAATGTCCCAATATCTTTAATGACCTTAGTTGATAGAGATAAGCAATGGTTTAAGTCAAAAGTTGGCCTCGAAATTAGTGAAACAAAAAGGGATTGGTCTTTTTGTACTCATGCCATACAAGAGAATAGTCCATTGATTATTGAGGATGCTTTTCAGGATGAAAGATTTATCAATAATCCCTTAGTAACTGGTGACCCTAAAATCAGGTTTTATGCAGGGTTTCCTCTTAAAAATAGTGATGGAAATAAACTTGGAACTCTATGTGTTATTGATAGAAAACCAGGTAATCTTTCCTCTAATCAATACAATGTAATGGAATTATTATCTAAGCAAATAGTTTCTTTTTTGGAATTAAGAAAAAAATCTCTAAATTTATTAGAGGCTTTGTCTAATTTGCATAGACAAGAAGGAATATTATCCGTCTGTTCTTACTGCAGAGAAGTTAAAAATGATGATGGCAATTGGATGCATTTAGAAAAGTATCTTTCGAAAATAAGTGATATTAGATTTAGTCATGGTGTTTGTGATGTTTGTATGGAAAAGCATTTCCCAGATGTGGTTGAGGTCTGGAATAAAAAAGGTTCTTAA
- a CDS encoding NAD(P)/FAD-dependent oxidoreductase — MDPFNLVVVGGGAAGFMTAVIAAENGVKRIIILEGSSKLMEKVRISGGGRCNVTNASWIPNELVENYPRGGIKLLESFNRFAAGDVFDWFEKRGLNLKIESDNRVFPVSDSSLDVISCLKKSAITKGVEISTRFFVKEIVKTADNLFNIFDSKKNLIIAKNLILSTGGHPSGHKLAKNFGHRIIRPVPSLFTFTTEKTKLNECSGVSIKNIDIEIQLNNKSFKNRGDLLITHWGFSGPAVLKLSSIAARELFDQKYKFNLLIRWSDLEYKELKEKIDNLKFNNGKLKLINLRPLPLLPKRLWVFLLNKMEINKEKKWSDLLANEREKMINSLMKDIYNISSKGPFGEEFVTSGGVSIDEVNFKSMESLICPGLFFSGEVLDVDGITGGFNFQHCWTSGWIAGKAVSKQLVK, encoded by the coding sequence TTGGACCCTTTTAATTTAGTAGTGGTTGGTGGTGGAGCAGCAGGTTTTATGACAGCAGTAATAGCCGCTGAAAACGGAGTTAAAAGAATAATAATTCTTGAAGGTTCCTCAAAACTTATGGAAAAAGTAAGAATAAGTGGAGGAGGGAGATGCAATGTGACAAACGCATCATGGATACCGAATGAGTTGGTAGAAAATTATCCTCGAGGTGGAATTAAACTTTTGGAATCATTTAATCGTTTTGCTGCTGGAGATGTATTTGATTGGTTTGAGAAAAGAGGATTGAATTTAAAGATTGAATCTGACAATAGAGTATTTCCAGTGTCGGATTCATCTTTAGATGTAATAAGTTGCCTAAAAAAAAGTGCAATTACTAAAGGAGTAGAAATATCGACAAGATTTTTTGTTAAAGAAATTGTAAAAACCGCAGATAACCTGTTTAATATTTTTGATAGTAAAAAAAATTTGATAATTGCAAAAAATCTTATTCTTTCTACTGGAGGCCATCCTAGCGGACATAAATTAGCCAAAAATTTTGGTCATAGAATAATAAGGCCTGTTCCATCTCTTTTTACTTTCACTACAGAAAAAACTAAATTGAATGAGTGTAGTGGCGTTTCTATTAAGAATATAGATATTGAAATTCAACTAAATAACAAATCTTTTAAAAATAGAGGAGATTTACTTATTACTCATTGGGGTTTTAGCGGCCCTGCGGTCCTAAAGCTCTCTTCAATAGCCGCTAGAGAATTATTTGACCAAAAGTATAAATTTAACTTACTAATTAGATGGTCAGATTTAGAATACAAAGAACTAAAAGAAAAAATTGATAACCTTAAATTTAATAATGGAAAATTAAAATTAATTAATTTAAGACCTCTACCTCTTTTGCCAAAAAGGTTGTGGGTTTTCTTATTAAATAAAATGGAAATTAATAAAGAAAAAAAGTGGTCAGATCTTTTGGCTAATGAAAGAGAGAAAATGATAAATAGCCTTATGAAAGATATTTATAATATTTCTAGTAAAGGCCCCTTTGGTGAGGAATTTGTCACGTCGGGAGGAGTATCAATTGATGAAGTTAATTTTAAAAGCATGGAAAGTTTAATATGCCCAGGTTTGTTTTTTTCAGGAGAAGTTCTAGACGTTGATGGAATTACTGGGGGATTCAATTTTCAACATTGTTGGACTAGCGGATGGATTGCAGGTAAAGCTGTCTCAAAACAATTAGTAAAGTAA